From Lycorma delicatula isolate Av1 chromosome 13, ASM4794821v1, whole genome shotgun sequence, a single genomic window includes:
- the LOC142334000 gene encoding uncharacterized protein LOC142334000: MSMYILTPERWQSSTFGVKKLCKVLNIIYLCSLLLTNKKIYYNWKRNCDVSNGDIEKDPLAIEETDLIKSENLKVENKVQVDLLQLKEELLDINNGDIEKDPLAIEETNLVENEAVTVSKETIKGNTKHCITCKRCINNSVHDGITKKKCECKCASGDVTTEENLVKNVIRENNLPIQKGKKLVCDCCDERFKCKCYLKRNINFHGKNKKNNSNFCQKSLIHDNNIKTHLMHNEEKNYICNFCQKTFNDRSNLKSHLNIHSKEKNYVCNFCQKVFINLLV, translated from the exons tattatttatttgtgttcacTTTTGTTGaccaa caagaaAATTTACTACAACTGGAAGAGGAACTGTGATGTTAGcaatggtgatattgaaaaagatccattagcaattgaagagaccgacttaattaaatcagaaaatttaaaagttgaaaataaagtg caagtagatttactacaactgaaagaggaactGCTTGATATTAATAATGGTGATAtagaaaaagatcctttagcaattgaagagaccaacttGGTTGAAAATGAAGCG gTTACCGTCAGTAAAGAAACCATCAAGGGAAATACCAAGCATTGTATTACCTGCAAGAGATGCATAAATAATTCTGTGCATgatggaattacaaaaaaaaaatgtgaatgtaAGTGTGCATCTGGTGATGTAACGACAGAAGAAAATTTAGTCAAGAACGTAATTAGGGAAAACAATTTACCTATccagaaaggaaagaaattggtttgtgaCTGTTGCGATGAAAGATtcaaatgtaaatgttatttaaagagaaaCATTAACTTTcatggtaaaaacaaaaaaaataatagtaacttttgtcaaaagtctcttattcatgataataatataaaaacccaCCTTATgcataatgaagagaaaaattatatttgtaacttttgtcagaagacttttaatgaTAGATCTAAtctaaaatcacatttaaatattcattcaaaagagaaaaattatgtttgcaacttctgccaaaaggtttttatCAACCTTCTAGTTTAA